CGGGGCCGTTCCAAAGCAGGCTGGGTTCGGGGGGCTGGGCTGCCTGCTTCGTACTGAACTTCTGGAAAAGAATGTTCTCAGCGGATCGTCGCGCCATCCTTGCCGGCATAGGCCGGCGTGGGGACGGCTTTGACGACCGCCGGGCCGGTTGCGGTGGCGGCTGTGTCGAAGCTGCTCGTGCGGGCGTTGATGCCGACAACGACGACGACAATCGCTGCCGCGAGCGAAACCAGGACGATCTTGAGGTGCGTGGCGCCGCGGGCGCGCAGGAGCGTCGAGTCCATCTGTAGTCTCCCTGCCATGCTGATCGTCTTGAATGCGATCCCAATCATGCTGTTCGACGTTTGATGCAGCATGTTAGTTCGGCGCTCTTCATCGCTCTATTGAACATAGGGAAGCTGCTGCTACCCAAAACGATCGGCGCGCTAGACGTTCGTATATTGGTGTAGAAGCGCGCGATCTTCCCTGGACGTCAAAAAAATGCGGCTGGCTCGGGGGGAGAGCCAGCCGCGCGCGAACCTGGTCGGTGGGGTTGGGGGGGGTGGACCGGGGCCGCGATGAAAGACTTCCTAGTAGAGACTGAAGGGCCGAACCGAATTGGCGCCTGCCACGCTCAAGCGCGCTTGAGCCTGCGGCGGTGCGGCATGCGGAACCTTCGCTTCGAGGCGCGGCCTGTCAGGCAGGACGATGACCTTGGTTCCGACGTTCACGCGGTTGTAGAGATCAATCACATCCTCGTTGACCATGCGGATACATCCGCTCGAGACATGCGAACCGATCGTCTCGGGAGCATTGGTGCCGTGGATGCGATAGACTGTATTACCGAGATACATCGCGCGGGCGCCCAAAGGATTGGACGGGCCGCCGGCCATGAAGCGCGGCAGATAGGGTTGCCGTTGCAACATCTCTTCGGGCGGGATCCAGTCGGGCCATTCGGACTTGCGTGCGATCGACTGCACGCCGGACCAGGTGAAGCCGTCACGGCCGACACCAATGCCGTAGCTGATGGCCTTGCCGCCGCCGAGCACGTAGTAGAGCCGCGTGTGCGGCGTATCGATGACGATCGTGCCCGGCGCTTCGCGGGTCTGGTAGTTGACGATCTGCCGCCGGAACCGGTCTGGCAGCTCTTTGGTCATTTCGGCGTCCTCGCGGTCCGGCGTGATCTGCTGGAAGATCGGGCCTTGCTGGCCGAACCACGGAGCATAGCCGAGCGGTTCTGCATGAGCGGCGGTGCTGGCTACGAGCGTGGCGGCGAGAGCGACGGTCGTGTGGATGCTCAGGCGTGACATGATAGACCCCTGCGATTGAACGATCGAAGCTGCTAGTTCGCGAACGAAGGAGAGATGTCGCCGGGCGGCGTGCG
The Rhodoplanes sp. Z2-YC6860 genome window above contains:
- a CDS encoding L,D-transpeptidase; amino-acid sequence: MSRLSIHTTVALAATLVASTAAHAEPLGYAPWFGQQGPIFQQITPDREDAEMTKELPDRFRRQIVNYQTREAPGTIVIDTPHTRLYYVLGGGKAISYGIGVGRDGFTWSGVQSIARKSEWPDWIPPEEMLQRQPYLPRFMAGGPSNPLGARAMYLGNTVYRIHGTNAPETIGSHVSSGCIRMVNEDVIDLYNRVNVGTKVIVLPDRPRLEAKVPHAAPPQAQARLSVAGANSVRPFSLY